A region from the Plasmodium berghei ANKA genome assembly, chromosome: 9 genome encodes:
- a CDS encoding ubiquitin-protein ligase, putative has translation MFDGESKNRKINLSGKKNVILNKNTFIEKARKEKEINLAYNKRKNSFKVISSYVQYKASISRRQNEIHINLLKRVNDVILLEKIVSQTIYKQALEICLYEFSLQSCFIYSKWSCYNYYKCMKFEGIYAPVKILLDIIKLHNKLSLMKNVNYKSSDLLNSEIYEQDLRSEKSNKGSLKESDDDDNNKVKNVNIEKNKIYYRHNKEIDILVNHLDILIGNYYAYNLNIYREYYKGGKINKKSKCSVTKNIMKRTIQHVSNSEQINENQLNIRTSQNSDDFIRVQEYIHCHIDVYESNMIHIYYLYNFILNNQFIEELGNRMINASDHFRNIGKEKLVESIKKISDYIILTIDGLITVIKHVLVFWNKDIQLSLLCESKTKLLVYVCDIIYIYFYILKIQGNKLNSNYVNDLKNKINILLDFLLLYIARTNTCYNYYYIFISLFKYNIFELFASKIDVKDELIKFKKLLILVIKKNLIIDTNIMKNIVYSIENHIIRVYSKKSIIYSQETSDKKNVSGINIFKNLLLFIYTNKEIMNDNIIDLLLEIYMFLPLVHHPYIYTVSDDGALKQENANSSDILSTSDYAQNPPKKDITFLDVKANKENSMNSFGYKENEEILFFLQNKEKKVDNIGLGHFYNKNIIESLIDICKRYWFMKLDSLLFLLIPFRSIHIDVFKMYRNYYDYIKNIKGDKNRENNVKIYGDIYNNKKNTKPIDGINFIQYSDEYITEKNNPSTILNNNFGNIRTSMNVNKKDIYNINSLNIESITQNKVSNLENNIFQYYDKDYFFSPNNLVEIRDKKDVINNKILIKIKKILVQNNIHIYLIKKIYLSWMENKKNGKTDNDFLKNLYDFPYFDNNKMVIYLTSFCFLFHYYIITNMYNKLIDINNFKYSNSFMLNPSFKKISKLLILSLWIILKKSINTISIELENMYINQDWKQIEELVDDISEDVIYNDENEQYEKECEKKEQSDIDYVDRIDINESETLNRDFITSISYFSALDVQISNIIKIEYTEVENETVKSCDNVNNRQINSFKCLNCNIENILEWLNDLEVNGLIFDEKITYCNNCSNYKNNNLDIFCEKKINDETMNNLRNDVNNSEQSLMENINENNKRSKLSNFNYNRNQKESAYTHTMINYYLYNSEKRGLGYILPKILKNIYEINKYLEIFDDNFFVIKDTYNLLKNRFNIIDESNNISYNNNNYDEDSSLFLEKNDIYINKNIKYVTILANYLLRRCPFTIPFHDRLLIFYNLRNKSKESVRDDTRYNILERKYNYIRRTNIFEDGFITLNKLDSINIKQNIRIAFRDKNGNDETGIDGGGLFKEFMLLLCREIFHNKFILFQYAQNNTLFPKQYKQNDNLILYEFSGKIVGKAIYERILIESVFNNLFLNLLLHNEININDIHFFDKELFNSLLYIQNTDDVESLALTFCTYENKNPDFLSLSQYNEIKNYFLNLSKRTKNYDNINNQSGLNSSVLFFQNNQNMYNNNINTFFNIINNLDVLINTIDRNISTISRNEVYLNSISLHASRNSGSINENENISENNLNMHNTIIPSISEGYINTITNKINDEMENVDEYSQINKAESYEENNFNKNEFDCIDLIKNGRNINVTNKNKRLYIKLYIDYKYNKLIQKKTQHFLKGLSQLIPIKWLKLFSAHELKILISGNDKCFDVNDLRNNIIYSGGYNENSKTIINLFEILNNFTSNEKSLFLMFVTSCSRSPLLGFQELYPKFCISRITDNTRLPTSSTCVNLLKLPDYETKEILYKNLITAINGTQGFDLS, from the coding sequence atgtttgaTGGAGAAAGTAAAAATAGAAAGATTAATTTGAGcgggaaaaaaaatgtcatACTTAACAAAAACACATTTATTGAAAAAGCtcgaaaagaaaaagaaataaatttagcgtataataaaagaaaaaattcattCAAAGTTATAAGTAGTTATGTCCAATATAAAGCAAGTATATCAAGACGGCAAAATGAAATCCATATCAATCTATTAAAAAGAGTTAATGatgtaatattattagaaaaaatagtttCACAAACTATATATAAGCAAGCTTTagaaatttgtttatatgaGTTTTCACTTCAATcctgttttatatattcaaaatggAGTTGCtacaattattataaatgtatGAAATTTGAAGGAATATATGCTCCGgtaaaaattttgttaGACATAATAAAACTGCATAATAAGTTGagtttaatgaaaaatgttAACTATAAAAGTAGCGATTTATTGAATTCagaaatatatgaacaaGATTTGAGATCCGAAAAATCTAACAAAGGGTCATTAAAAGAATCAGAcgatgatgataataataaagtaaaaaatgtaaatatcgagaaaaacaaaatttattataggCACAATAAAGAAATAGATATTTTGGTGAATCATTTAGACATCTTGATTGGAAATTATTATGCATACAATCTGAATATATATCGTGAGTATTATAAAGGtgggaaaataaataaaaaatcaaaatgtTCAGtgacaaaaaatattatgaaaagaACTATTCAACATGTTTCAAATTCTGAACAAATCAATGAGAATCAATTAAATATTCGAACTAGCCAAAATAGTGATGATTTTATAAGAGTTCAAGAGTATATACATTGTCATATAGATGTATATGAAAGTAATAtgatacatatatattatttatataattttattttaaataatcaaTTTATTGAAGAATTAGGAAATAGAATGATAAATGCTTCTGATCATTTTAGAAATATTggtaaagaaaaattagtAGAAtcgattaaaaaaatatccgactatataattttaacaatAGATGGATTAATTACAGTCATTAAACATGTTCTAGTATTTTGGAATAAGGATATACAACTCTCTTTGCTCTGTGAATCGAAAACTAAACTACTAGTATATGTATGtgacataatatatatttatttttatattttaaaaatacaaggaaataaattaaacaGTAACTATGTAAATGacttgaaaaataaaataaatatattattagattttttattgttatatatagcTCGAACAAATACATGttacaattattattatatttttatatcactgtttaaatataacatttttgaattatttgcATCTAAAATAGATGTGAAAgatgaattaataaaatttaaaaaacttttaatattagtaataaagaaaaatttaataatagacacaaatataatgaagaaTATTGTTTATAGTATTGAAAATCATATTATACGGGtctattcaaaaaaaagtataatatatagcCAAGAAACAtctgataaaaaaaatgtctcaggaattaatatatttaaaaatcttcttttatttatttatacaaacaaagaaataatgaatgataatataatagatTTATTATTAGAGATATACATGTTTTTGCCACTTGTTCATcatccatatatatatactgtTTCAGATGATGGTGCATTAAAACAAGAAAATGCGAATAGTTCCGATATTTTATCTACGAGTGATTATGCCCAGAACCCACCAAAAAAGgatataacatttttagaTGTAAAAGCAAACAAAGAAAATAGTATGAATTCGTTTggatataaagaaaatgaagaaatattattttttctacaaaataaagaaaaaaaagtagaTAATATAGGTTTAggacatttttataataaaaatataatcgAATCATTAATAGATATATGCAAAAGGTATTGGTTTATGAAATTAGAcagtttattatttttgttgaTTCCATTTAGAAGTATACATATAGATGTATTTAAAATGTACAGGAACTATTatgattatattaaaaatataaaaggtgataaaaatagagaaaataatgttaaaatatatggagatatttataataataaaaaaaataccaaGCCAATTGATggaataaattttattcaatattctgatgaatatataacagaaaaaaataacccATCTACTATccttaataataattttggaAATATTAGAACTAGTATgaatgttaataaaaaagatatatataatatcaaCAGTTTGAATATAGAATCTATTACACAAAATAAGGTTTCTAAtttggaaaataatatttttcagtattatgataaagattattttttttctccaAACAATTTAGTAGAAATACGAGATAAAAAAGatgtaataaataacaaaatattaataaaaattaaaaaaatattagtacaaaacaatatacatatatatttaataaaaaagatatacTTATCATGgatggaaaataaaaaaaatggaaaaacagataatgattttttgaaaaatttatatgattttccatattttgataataataaaatggtaatatatttgacttctttttgttttctttttcattattatattattacaaatatgtataataaattaattgatataaataattttaaatatagtAATTCATTTATGCTAAATccatcatttaaaaaaatatctaaATTGTTAATCTTATCTCTTTggattattttaaaaaaatcgatAAATACAATAAGTATAGAGTTagaaaatatgtatatcaATCAGGATTGGAAACAAATAGAAGAATTAGTTGATGATATATCAGAGgatgttatatataatgatgaaaatgaacaatatgaaaaagaatGTGAAAAAAAGGAGCAAAGTGATATAGATTATGTTGATAGAATAGATATTAATGAATCTGAGACGTTGAACCGAGATTTTATAACAAGTATATCCTATTTTAGTGCACTAGATGTTCAAATAagtaatataataaaaatagaatatACCGAAGTAGAAAATGAAACAGTAAAAAGCTGTgataatgtaaataatagACAAATTAATTCTTTCAAATGTCTAAATtgtaatattgaaaatattttagaaTGGCTCAACGATTTAGAAGTAAACGGTTTGATATTTGACGAAAAAATCACATATTGCAATAATTGTagtaattataaaaataataatttagatatattttgtgaaaaaaaaattaatgacGAAACGATGAACAATTTAAGAAATGATGTGAATAATAGTGAACAGAGTTTaatggaaaatattaacgaaaataacaaaagaAGTAAACTAtctaattttaattataacaGGAATCAAAAAGAATCAGCATATACACACACAATGATAaattactatttatataatagtgAAAAAAGAGGGCTTGGTTATATATTGCCAAAAATActtaaaaacatatatgaaataaataaatacttagaaatatttgatgataatttttttgtaataaaagATACTTAcaatttgttaaaaaatcgatttaatataatagacGAAAGCAATAATATaagttataataataataactatGATGAAGattcatcattatttttagaaaaaaatgatatatatataaataaaaatataaaatatgtaactATATTAGCTAATTATTTGTTAAGGCGTTGTCCATTTACTATCCCTTTCCACGATcgtttattaattttttataacctTCGAAATAAAAGTAAAGAATCAGTACGTGATGATACAcgatataatattttggaacgaaaatataattatataagaCGAACAAACATATTTGAGGATGGTTTCATAACTTTAAATAAGTTAGattctataaatataaaacaaaatataagaatTGCTTTTAGagataaaaatggaaatgaTGAAACTGGAATAGATGGTGGTGGATTATTCAAAGAATTTATGTTACTTTTGTGCCGAgaaatttttcataataaatttattttatttcaatatgcacaaaataatacattatttcctaaacaatataaacaaaatgataatttaattttgtatgAATTTTCTGGAAAAATTGTAGGGAAAGCTATATATGAAAGAATATTAATTGAATCTGTGTTTAACAATCTATTTTTAAATCTATTATTacataatgaaataaatataaatgatatacatttttttgataaagaactttttaatagtttattatatattcaaaatacaGATGATGTTGAAAGCCTAGCCTTAACATTTTGTacttatgaaaataaaaacccAGATTTCTTGAGTTTATCacaatataatgaaattaaaaattatttccttAATTTAAGTAAAAGAACTAAAAActatgataatataaataatcaaaGTGGACTTAACAGTtcagttttattttttcaaaataatcaaaatatgtataataataatattaacacattttttaacataatTAACAATTTGGATGTACTAATAAATACTATTGATCGTAATATATCAACCATTTCTCGAAACGAAGTTTATCTGAATTCTATTTCATTACATGCATCTAGGAATAGTGGTTccataaatgaaaatgaaaatatatcagAGAATAATTTAAACATGCATAACACTATTATTCCATCTATTTCTGAGggatatataaatacaataaccaataaaataaatgacgAAATGGAAAATGTTGATGAATATtcacaaataaataaagctGAATcatatgaagaaaataattttaataaaaatgaatttgaTTGTATcgatttaataaaaaatggaagaaatataaatgtgactaataaaaataaaagattatatataaaattgtatatagattataaatataataaattaatacaaaaaaaaactcaacattttttaaaaggaTTATCACAATTAATACCTATAAAATGGCTTAAACTTTTTAGCGCCcatgaattaaaaatattaatatctGGTAATGATAAATGTTTTGATGTTAATGATTTacgaaataatataatatatagtggtggatataatgaaaatagtaaaactattataaatttgtttgaaatattaaataattttacttCAAACGAAAAAAGTTTATTTCTTATGTTTGTAACAAGTTGCTCAAGATCACCATTATTAGGATTTCAAGAATTATATCCTAAGTTTTGTATATCTCGAATCACAGATAATACACGATTACCTACTTCATCAACATGTGTTAATTTACTAAAATTGCCTGATTATGAAACAAAAGAAATactttataaaaatttaataacaGCAATTAATGGAACTCAAGGATTTGATTTaagttaa
- a CDS encoding splicing factor U2AF small subunit, putative produces MAEHLARIIGTEEDRVNCPFFWKIGACRHGDQCSRSHYKPNSAQTLVIRHMYDNPPMAVAIAEGQMVDDEVLDQAADHFEEFYEEVFDELMKYGEIEDMVVCDNIGDHIIGNVYIKYTHEDYAEKAIKELNGRFYAGKPLQIEYTPVTDFREARCRQFVDGQCRRGGYCNFMHIKHVPRTVKRRLHKRMYKKFPMYKKNKKSKDDSDGEHRHDRYRDRNNRDKHKRDKYGNSYNSSRRRHRSQSSNDQDDDNERSYKHPKRENSLERREKIERWNKEREMKNSQKNNNENEDTTKVENNDNTKE; encoded by the coding sequence atggcAGAGCATTTAGCTCGTATAATTGGAACTGAAGAGGACAGAGTAAATTGTCCatttttttggaaaattGGAGCTTGTCGTCATGGCGATCAATGTAGTAGAAGTCATTATAAACCAAACAGCGCTCAAACATTAGTAATAAGACATATGTATGATAATCCACCAATGGCTGTTGCAATTGCAGAAGGGCAAATGGTTGATGATGAAGTATTGGATCAAGCAGCTGATCATTTTGAAGAATTTTATGAAGAAGTTTTTGATGaattaatgaaatatgGTGAAATTGAAGATATGGTTGTTTGTGATAATATTGGAGATCATATTATTGgaaatgtttatattaaatatacacaTGAGGATTATGCAGAAAAAGCTATTAAAGAATTAAATGGGCGATTTTATGCAGGAAAACCATTGCAAATAGAATATACGCCAGTTACTGATTTTAGAGAAGCACGATGTAGACAATTTGTTGATGGACAATGTAGGCGTGGTGGGTATTGTAATTTTATGCATATCAAACATGTACCAAGAACTGTTAAAAGAAGGCTACATAAACgtatgtataaaaaattcccaatgtataaaaaaaataaaaaatcaaaagaCGATTCAGATGGTGAACATCGGCATGATCGATATAGAGACAGAAATAACAGAGATAAACACAAACGTGATAAATATGGAAATAGTTATAATTCATCAAGACGTAGGCATAGAAGTCAAAGTAGTAATGATCAGGATGATGATAATGAAAGGAGCTATAAGCATCcaaaaagagaaaatagTTTGGAAAGAAGGGAAAAAATAGAACGATGGAATAAAGAAAgagaaatgaaaaatagtcaaaaaaataataatgaaaatgaagataCAACTAAAgtagaaaataatgataatactaaagaataa